A genomic segment from Toxotes jaculatrix isolate fToxJac2 chromosome 6, fToxJac2.pri, whole genome shotgun sequence encodes:
- the LOC121183678 gene encoding protein SPO16 homolog, translating to MATNREATAPWKTTIIISSSLQNHDTNRKLSAQQHRIRASDSVESGAFIFPLSGTAFLLVDPQDLPERFEESGLIDRIQKFVRVHRNSFLLLYAPFNGNRELEILSRIQCRFLGTNLRILPVRNNDEIVKGMLTIAKATSKPHADQICDRMSLAQAHIIESSPVWKMLRHTL from the exons ATGGCAACCAACAGAGAAGCGACTGCTCCGTGGAAAACAACGATTATAATCAGCTCGTCTCTGCAG aACCACGATACAAACAGGAAGCTCAGCGCGCAGCAGCACAGAATCAGAGCTTCGGACAGTGTTGAGTCCGGAgcctttatttttcctctgtcag GTACTGCATTTTTGTTGGTTGACCCTCAAGACCTCCCAGAGCGCTTTGAGGAATCAGGACTCATTGACAGGATACAGAAGTTTGTGCGAGTACACCGGAACAGCTTCCTACTTCTGTATGCCCCCTTTAATGGGAACAGGGAATTGGAGATCCTGTCACGGATTCAGTGCAG atTCCTCGGCACCAATCTCAGGATTCTGCCTGTGCGAAACAATGATGAGATAGTCAAAGGAATGTTGACAATTGCCAAG GCCACCAGTAAGCCTCATGCAGACCAAATCTGTGACCGGATGTCTCTGGCTCAGGCTCACATCATTGAAAGCAGTCCTGTGTGGAAGATGCTAAGACACACACTATAA
- the LOC121183607 gene encoding glomulin-like: MMNEDQVKEIIQRWRDTPEKGLKAEDYQQFQDLGSACLSGGDNTQLLKFIQDENNQGIVKSMGCVLMAPLVTEVVKKEKSLDHCQAAITHLSRTCRPQELLQSLLEIIEDMHPGAISETITALVPHLQTVLFRLDDRKAAGVGLVLSALQRQLSQLPVPYTQQQEEADEYGLCRSYAALAEFTKSFVEEVKRKYGNYAITAEDEELRTELLKFCMRSLREPLLEAELNPDRKTSLWLFAAEIMVTLPAIKESLSELLFFSSLKKSVLMDNSQSKEARACLAYLLFVQLIAIDSFPAVFSPVFVLQCNMEYINELLSSKKESHLLKGLALYAKSLESVQDNSLPVSLLELKSFYSVPQNLREILTDCPMEHVRKSGLQVLQLFINKLDAEAKHKFFRCMFKTSNHAGVESFIVKNIRSQVKFSMEPGNANKWFLGEEFLSLLGLVLCLPRGAETDLLSSMDRIMESLNLLRYLLIRDKELWTNTDVWEEMCRIKDEYLKMLRVCISISRAYYSSELKALREDQKLKAKEARDASRSTRSVKSITVKHEKMSNMSPEVQHQVLQSALVTFDLMESLIVRIEEVTEEKLKVPN; this comes from the exons ATGATGAACGAAGATCAGGTGAAAGAAATAATCCAGAGATGG AGAGACACTCCAGAAAAGGGTCTGAAAGCAGAGGACTACCAGCAGTTCCAGGATCTGGGATCTGCATGTCTCTCTGGGGGTGACAACACACAACTACTGAAATTCATTCAGGATGAGAACAACCAG GGAATTGTGAAGTCTATGGGTTGTGTTCTCATGGCACCTCTTGTAACTGAAGTAGTTAAAAAAGAGAAGAGCCTTGATCACTGCCAGGCTGCAATCACACACCTGAGCAGG ACCTGCAGGCCACAGGAGCTCCTGCAGAGTTTACTTGAAATAATCGAGGACATGCACCCGGGTGCCATCTCTGAGACCATCACGGCCCTCGTTCCACATCTTCAAACAG TGCTGTTTCGACTGGATGACAGAAAGGCAGCTGGTGTGGGCCTGGTTCTGTCTGCCCTGCAGAGGCAGCTGTCCCAGCTGCCCGTGCCTTACACCCAGCAGCAAGAGGAGGCTGACGAGTACGGCCTGTGTCGCAGCTACGCCGCCTTGGCTGAATTTACAAAGTCTTTCGTGGAGGAAGTAAAGAGGAAATATGGAAACTACGCTATCACTGCCGAAGACGAGGAGCTAAGGACTGAGCTTCTCAAGTT CTGCATGAGGAGCCTGAGAGAGCCTTTGCTCGAGGCCGAACTAAACCCAGACAGGAAAACGTCACTTTGGCTCTTTGCAGCAGAGATAATG GTCACACTACCTGCAATCAAAGAGTCCCTCTCTGAGCTCCTGTTCTTCAGCTCTCTGAAGAAGAGCGTCCTGATGGACAACAGTCAGTCAAAGGAAGCAAGAGCATGTCTGGCCTATCTGCTGTTTGTCCAGCTCATCGCCATAGACAGCTTTCCAGCAGTGTTCAG TCCTGTATTTGTTCTTCAGTGCAACATGGAATACATCAATGAGCTTCTCAGCAG CAAAAAAGAATCCCACTTGCTTAAAGGACTG GCTCTGTATGCAAAAAGCTTGGAGAGTGTGCAGGACAACAGCCTTCCAGTGAGTCTGCTGGAACTGAAGAGCTTTTACAGTGTCCCACAG AACCTGAGGGAAATTCTCACTGACTGCCCAATGGAACATGTG AGAAAATCAGGACTACAGGTTCTCCAGCTCTTCATCAATAAATTAGATGCTGAGGCAAAGCACAAGTTTTTCag GTGCATGTTCAAAACCAGCAACCATGCAGGGGTAGAAAGTTTTATAGTAAAGAACATCAGGAGCCAAGTGAAATTTTCCATGGAG CCTGGTAACGCCAATAAATGGTTCCTGGGAGAGGAGTTTCTCTCATTGTTGGGGCTGGTGCTGTGTTTGCCTCGAGGTGCTGAGACAGATCTGCTCAGCAGTATGGACAG GATAATGGAGAGTCTGAATCTTCTACGCTATCTCCTTATCAGAGACAAAGAACTGTGGACAAAT ACAGATGTGTGGGAAGAGATGTGCAGGATCAAAGACGAATACCTAAAAATGCTCCGTGTGTGTATCAGCATATCAAGAGCGTATTATTCCTCTGAACTGAAGGCACTGAGGGAGGATCAGAAACTGAAGGCAAAAG AAGCCAGAGATGCTTCTAGATCCACCAGATCAGTCAAAAGCATCACAGTGAAACATGAGAAAATGTCCAATATGTCCCCAGAGGTCCAACACCAG GTATTGCAGAGCGCTTTGGTGACATTTGACCTGATGGAGAGTCTTATAGTCCGTATCGAAGAGGTCACTGAGGAAAAGCTGAAGGTCCCAAACTAA